A single window of Pristis pectinata isolate sPriPec2 chromosome 8, sPriPec2.1.pri, whole genome shotgun sequence DNA harbors:
- the LOC127573818 gene encoding protein Wnt-11b-like — MGDGRVTLSYKAGDCGLVANFKRDLRDAGWVPRSHFCKSESIRTELGAGAGLGLGTGRTSCVQRGVVAGYLAGCSEGLQMEMWIGCVLLAMLQWRLCGAIQWLGIAVSGAALAWNQTQHCKLAAGLVPDQLQLCRRNLELMHSIVFAAKQTRLVCQNTMADMRWNCSSIHLAPHFNPDLNRGTRESSFVYALSSAALSHSIAQFCASGELPTCSCGPVPAEVPGPDFRWGGCGDNLRYGLQLGSVFADAPMKGSRTGTQANRLMNMHNNEVGRQVLIDSLETKCKCHGVSGSCSVKTCWKGLQDLHNIAMDLKAKYLAATRVTHRHVGTKKQLVPKELDIRPVRESELIYLVGSPDYCTINEKQGSYGTQERQCNKTSVGSDSCNLMCCGRGYNAYTETIIERCSCKYHWCCYVTCKKCERTAERYVCK, encoded by the exons ATGGGCGACGGCCGCGTCACGCTCAGCTATAAAGCAGGCGATTGCGGGCTAGTTGCAAACTTCAAGAGAGATCTGCGTGATGCTGGATGGGTTCCCCGATCACACTTTTGCAAATCCGAGTCAATCCGAACGGAGTTGGGTGCAGGAGCTGGACTGG GTCTTGGCACAGGGCGGACGAGCTGTGTGCAGCGGGGTGTTGTCGCTGGTTATCTGGCTGGCTGTTCGGAGGGCTTGCAAATGGAGATGTGGATTGGCTGCGTTCTCCTGGCGATGCTCCAGTGGCGGCTGTGCGGTGCTATCCAGTGGCT AGGCATCGCAGTGAGCGGTGCGGCTTTAGCCTGGAACCAGACCCAACATTGTAAACTGGCGGCCGGTTTAGTCCCGGATCAGCTGCAGCTCTGTCGGAGGAACCTGGAGCTCATGCACAGCATAGTCTTCGCGGCGAAACAGACGCGTCTGGTGTGCCAGAACACCATGGCAGACATGAGATGGAACTGCTCCTCTATACACTTAGCGCCCCACTTCAATCCGGATTTAAACCGAG GAACAAGGGAATCGTCCTTTGTGTATGCTCTCTCTTCTGCTGCACTCAGTCACTCCATCGCTCAGTTCTGTGCCTCTGGAGAGTTGCCCACCTGCTCCTGTGGCCCAGTCCCAGCAGAGGTGCCGGGGCCTGACTTCAGGTGGGGTGGCTGTGGAGACAACCTCCGCTATGGGCTGCAGCTGGGATCGGTTTTTGCAGATGCACCAATGAAAGGAAGTAGGACTGGAACTCAGGCAAACAGGTTGATGAACATGCACAACAATGAAGTTGGCAGACAG GTGTTGATCGATTCATTGGAAACCAAGTGCAAGTGCCATGGTGTCTCTGGTTCATGTTCCGTAAAAACCTGTTGGAAGGGATTACAGGATCTGCACAACATTGCCATGGACCTGAAAGCCAAGTACTTGGCAGCCACCAGAGTGACCCACCGTCACGTTGGTACCAAGAAACAGCTGGTGCCTAAGGAGCTGGACATAAGGCCAGTAAGGGAGAGTGAGCTGATTTACCTGGTGGGCTCACCTGACTACTGTACAATAAATGAAAAGCAAGGCTCCTACGGCACTCAGGAGAG ACAATGCAACAAAACATCCGTGGGCAGCGACAGCTGTAACCTGATGTGCTGTGGTCGGGGATACAATGCATACACAGAGACGATTATTGAGAGATGCAGTTGCAAATATCACTGGTGCTGTTATGTGACCTGCAAAAAATGTGAAAGGACTGCAGAGAGGTACGTGTGTAAGTAA